From Symphalangus syndactylus isolate Jambi chromosome 5, NHGRI_mSymSyn1-v2.1_pri, whole genome shotgun sequence:
CCACACATGCTGCTATCGCTCCGGTTCGTCCCGTTCCACTTCCCAAGTTAAGGATCCTCTTGATTACTTCAGATCTATCCCGCTGATCTAGGATGATCTCCCTATCTTAAGGTCATCTGCAGTCACTGAAGTTCAACTTCAGACATAATTCTTCTTTGTTGTATAACTAACAtagtcacaggttccagggattaagaTGTGAACATCTTTGGGGAACCACTATTCTGCTTACTAGAGTATATAACAAAGAGAATGTGTTGAAAAAAAGTAAGACAATAGCTTTTTCAATAAAAAGTATTGATAAATAAAAGGCATAgatgaaaactaaaaaatgtgaaaaagagaatGAATTCCTCTTCTCACATCATgcattaaaatgtatatggacAGATCTTCCTGAGAACTAGAACAGTTATAGAAGAATGTACAGAGGAattcaagaaaaatagaaagcataAGGGAAAATATTAACTGATTTTACTGTAATACATCAGTATTATATAAATACTGTGTAAAGCTTCTATATCAAAagaaagcataaataaaattaaaaggcagaCAACAAATAAAGCTATTTACGTGGATTTAGATTTCATATTCTTATTTCTACTATGTAAAGAGTTACTATAATTTTAAAGCACATATGCCAAAAGCAAAAATGatcaaagaaaatgaatatgttgAAGAGACATGAAAAATAGTAGTTTTGCCTCACCAGTAAGCAAAGAAATGTCATTTCTAACAATGAGAAAATACAATATTTCACTTGTTAAATTGAAATTTTTCATTGTATCGTAACAGTGATGGTGAAGAAACAGAGTATTTGGATACTTTCAAACAACTGCTGGaataaagcaattaaaaatatataccaatATTTTGTATAGTATTTGTATTATGTGTTATTTGGTCTGATAATTACAAGTccaagaaaataatcagaatggCTCAAAAGACAATTTAGGTAATTTAAATATCAGAAACAAGCTACGGGAGATTGGATAAAGGATTTTCTTGTGTACATCCTATTAGTTCAGCATTGAATCagatgctttatatattttatctttaatgcTTATACTAATAAAGAGTGATATAATAGACTGATACTTAGCCCTAAAAAATATCTCATAGAAAGatacttaataaaattttaaaaagtcatagtaTATAATTAACAGAAATAGACTATTCCTTTATTTATCCAATAAACTGTACGGCCATCttgcactaatttacatgccTGGTATTTTGTCTGTTGCTAGAAAGAAATCAGATAATAAGTTTAAGGCATCTATTCTCATTGTGCTTACAAAGTCAGTAAATCAATAATTGCAAGGATTTGGGGTCTAAATATGTTTGAATAAGTGTGCTTGTGTGTATTCACAGCTTAGTAGACATGCATATATTTCTTTGCTATGTTGGCAGAGTGGattaaaataaatggagaaatggcTGGTTTGGGGGTTGGgtcaagaaatacaaaagatgaacATGGGGCATTTTGTAGTGCTATAAAGAAAGGAAGTGCTATTTTAAAGGCACTTAGGAAACAACTGAGGCCAGGTGCCATAGCTCACTCCTAATAATCTCaacatcttgggaggccaaggcaggagaaccgattgagcgcaggagtttgacaccagtttgggcaacatggcaaaaccctgtccctacgaaaaacacaaaaattaaccaggcatggtggagagtgcctgtaggcccagctacttgggggctgaggcgagaggatcacttgagcctgcgaggtcaaggctgcagtaagccgtgttcctgccactgcactccagcctgagtgacaaagtgagaccctgtctccaaaaataaaaaagaaaacaactgaaagAACTTCCAGTGGCCAAAGCTAGAACAATTTGAGCAAGAAAGCAAAGTGGTTTGGGATTACAACtcaaagaataaaacataggTCATGAATCCATTGTGATGTAATTATgtgattgaataaattaataaatggggGATAAAAGATCTCATACGCAAAAAAATTCCAAACAGTTATACTCCACTCGTTAAGTGTGTGCTGTGTATAGTAAGTTCTTTTTGAAGAGTACAGTATGGAAAGTGGAAGAGAGTAACTTAacagtggagaaatctgacaAACCCTACCTCAGCCAGATGAACAAGGTCAGCACCAACAGTCATAAATCATATCGATAGTATGTACTCGATATAATGTGATGAAAATGGTACTTTATGATCTTCTTTCCCCAAATTCGTACTCTTAGTCTAATTATGAGAGAAACATCAAACAGATTCCAATAGAAGGTCACCCTACAAAATAACTGGGTAGTACTCCtcaactgtcaaggtcatcaaaaatggaaaatccgagaaactgtcacagacaaGAGAAACCTAAGGAAGGAGACGTGACAAAGGTAATTTGGcaccctggatgggatcctgcaataaacaaaggacattagctaaaaactaaaaaatctgaataaattaTGAGCTTAGTTAATAAGAAAGTATGAATATTGGTTTATTTATTGTGAGAAACACTCTATTTCAATCTACAGTGAGTAATAAGGGAAAGTGAGTGTGGGGTATAAGAACACTCTGTACTAggcaggctgggtgaggtggctcaggcctgtaatcccagcaccttaggaggccgaggtgagcggaccacctgaggttaggagttcaagaccagcctgaccaacatggtgaaaccctgtctctactaaaaatacaaaaattagctaggttgggtggcacgtgcctgtaatcccagctgcttgggatgctgaggcaggagaatcacttgaacccaggaggtggaggttgtagtgagccaagattgtaccattgcaaaccagactgggtgacagagcaagactccatctcagaaaaaaaaaaagaacactctgTGCTATCTTAATTTTTGCAAAACTAAAGCCATTCTAAAAATAGTCTGCATAAagtattaaagtataataaaattgaCTATTTAGGTTACCTTAAAGGAATgtcaataaaaacaattattaaacaAACATATTTTGATCAATTTTTGACTATAAAATTAgtatatggaaaatatatttattgttttcacCTAGTTAACTTACTTATgttatttatctcatttaattcatttatgcAAAAGCAGGAACAGAGGTTTAGAAAGACAACTTGGCATCTTTTATACTGATATCTATAGGAACCTGGAAGTCTCCAAAATATTTAGAGAGACACATCTACTCAATTAGAGTTTTTAGTTACTTTGGATTATCTGAATGATAACTATACTTCCTACTGCTGTATGAATCCATGTTCCAGATTTAGCAGTGTGTTAATAATCACATTGGCCCAAGTTattcactgaaataaaaatgttgcaCATTGAATGTTCTTGATATGCATCTGATTTCCTTTGGGTTGACCTGtctaaatgttaaaataagtACATTTGGTCTGCATAACGTGGTTACTGGTtacattatttttgtcatttacaCAATATGATTTTTTGCGGTGAGAACTTgcagtatatttaaaattaatctttacttTATTAAGTTATAAAATAAAGGTCAAATATGGTCATGTGATCCTGTACATATGTAGAGTTACAAAGCCAGTTAGTAAGGTATTGAGTCTTTACAATATACAGAAATagacaatacaaaataaaaaaaatctttctgcaCTTTTCTCATATTTGGACCAAATATAAGGAGCAGATCTGACCTTTGTGCAGCTCATTAGTAGTAAgtgtagggccgggcgcggtggctcacgcttgtaatcccagcactttgggaggccgaggcgggcggatcacgaggccaggagatcgagaccacggtgaaaccccgtctctactaaaaatacaaaaaattagccgggcgtggtggcgggcgcctgtagtcccagctactcggagaggctgaggcaggagaatggcgtgaacccgggaggcggagcttgcagtgagccgagattgcgccactgcactccagcctgggcgacagagcaagactctgtctcaaaaaaaaaaaaaaaaaaaaaaaagtagtaagtgTAGAAGTAAATATGCAATAAAgaacagtattttttaatttgcttgtaTTTTACTTAGAGGCATGACTCAAATGTTTTGGCTCATCAGAATATTGAATCACATTAAGGACAAtctcactgttaaaaaaaaaatggcagtaaTAAATGATTGCCTCAAACAATGGTGTACCACACTTGaaatctaataaataaaaaatgagaagtaGAGGACAAATTATGAAAAGACATCTTTCTTCTAGTAAATCTAACATCCAGAATTTAATCTTAAAAAGCTCAGGATTGTCTACCAAATAGAAGTaacattaataatttaaatattattgcaTGTACTGTTTGTTcgtatttataattgttttggtTTTATGGTTTTTGAAAGTTTATACCATGTTTTTATCTGAAAATAGTTGAAGTAatatatcataaatatgtttCTAAAAAACTTGTTTTTCTAAGCTATTTGAATATCATTCACAGTTGAGAAGCACTTTGCTAATGCCCCAGTTAGTTAAAgtgtttttaattataattgataAATGTCATGCCctccctgttttttaaaaataacataagagCAATGAATTCTATAGAATTCTTTTATTTCAAAGCTTTTTTACCACCTACTCATTTAAAACTGAATTTAACCATTAATGGttaaatttaccatctttaccCTCTAGGTTCTTCTCAAGGGGTATAACTTCAAAGTTACTCTTAAGCCTTAAAAGTTTTACTGGGACAAACCATAACAAACCATAGTAATGCAAAGTTGCCTTCAGGGTATACAATCCATCTATTCACTATAGGTCAGGGGTCTCAACCCCAGCTGCCTACTAGAATCATCtaagacacttaaaaaaaaaaaacctggtgcCTCGTCCCATCTTTAGCTATTTTGATTTCATTGGTTTGATGTGGAACCTGATAAGTTTTAATAAGCCTCTCTATATAATTCCAGTTAAAAACCAAAAATGAGAACCACTGGAATGGAAACTCAAAGGAGTGCTTCTGATTCCAGTCTGCATGTTAGTATTGCAGGGGGTGCTTTGAAAATACTGATGCAactataacaaaataaaacaaaaacaaaaacaaaaataaaaatgctgattcCAGAGCCCCACCTCCAGGTTCTGGTTtaataggtctggggtggggcccaggcattGCTATTGTTTCAAAGATCCCAAAGGTGATTCCAGTATGAAGtcagggctgagaaccactgatatAAATGTTTAAGACCTGAACACCTGGACCACATTCTTTGGGCTCcagtaaaaataagaaacaccAGGGCAAATGTGGCAACTTTATTTACTATAAAAATGTTGCTTATTGTATTACACAATGAAAGAAATTTCTTTCTAGTGTCAGAGGCATGAAGAGTTATACAACTcctgaaaaaaatggttttttgtTGCACAGACTCTCTGCCTTGCTCCTAAAATCTTTACAGGCAAATTCATGGCTAATGTTTAGCAAATGTGGCATTTATTTTGTGAACAAACCTCctgccatttttatcttttattgccTAGCTTTGTTTTACCCTGTCACCAAAATCCTCATTTTCTTTGCATGAATCacaagctgtctttttttttttttactagtctTCTTAAATTATTTTGGCAGCTATttgaaatgcaaaaaataaaagggggaagaagagaaggagaaggataaATTCAAAGATTAAAGATTGCTATAGTATATACTCAAATCTGTGCACAGAAGTGAAAACACATACAATTAATACATTTGCTTTGCCTGGAGTGGACTCTGGATTTTCTGGATTGGCTTCACAGAAAAGTGTTTTTGCAATGCTGATTTGCAAGTAGATTTAAAATAGTTGAAATGTGAGCTCACAATGTGAGTTAATGGGATAAATTTGATTGTGTGGGTGGTGGTATTAAACTTTATTTAGATGGTTTTATGTCACCCCTGAATGCATTTCTGGAATACAaaactgttgttgttttttaaaaaagaacaaacaaataagataatatttcattatataaatcCAGTCTTTACTGATGTAGAAAAGTACTCAAACTGAAAATTTATAATTTAGGAAAATATAGTTAAACACTGAACCTTAAATTGAAGGACGGCCCAGCTAAATAAACACTGTATTGATCAATTACTTCATTATTCATTCAAACAATATTTCTTGGGCATCAACTATGGATCAGGGAATTCGTGATCTGCACTGAGAATAGAATGGTAATATAATgggatagaatagaatagaatagaatagaatagaatagaatagaatagaatagaatagataaTGGACACAAGTCTCTGTTCTTATAGAATCTGTACTTCAGATGGGAAATGACTTTAAATATGAAtggaaatgtatatttatatagatcTTGTGAAAAAATGCTGTGAAGACAAATGCATAATACTATGAAAGACTAAAAAAATGGCAGGGATGGGGATTTTGTCAAAGCTGATATGATCTGAGAATTCAGGGCAAGTTTCTCTTGTAACTAAATTTGGACCAAAATCCAAAGAAGAATGAGTAAGCATTAAGTGGACAATGTGCATGTGCTGACATGAAGAGGGAATTGAGAAAGTACTTTAGGTAGAGGGAGCAGATATATGAAAGTCAACAATGCAATAAGCAATAACAGAGTagggatgtgtgtatgtgtgtgtgtgtgtgtatgcataaatATACTTAAATACAACTTCAAATCAGCCTAATGGGCATCCAGTTAAAGCTTTTTTGACTCTTATGTATTTGTTAAAATTTGAACTGGCTACTGTGGGAGACAGGGCATTCTCTTTCAAAATAGACACAcaggatgggcgcagtggctcatgcctgtaatcccagcactttggaaggccgaggtgggcagatcacctgaggtcaggagttcaagaccagcctggccaacatagcgaaaccctgtctcaactaaaaatataaaacttagctggccatggtggtgggcacctataatttcagctattcaggaggctgaaacagaagaatcgcttgaacctgggaggtggagtttgcagtgagccgagattgtgccactgcactccagcctgggtgacagaatgagactttatctccaaaaaagaacaaacaaaaaaacaaaatagacataCAGTAAGTTGTgagaatgttttaatattttctggtTTGGAACCCCTGAAAGGGGAGACAAGGCAAGAGGAGGATGCTTTGTGTCCTAATTTTTCCATTCGGATGTTATACCTCTACTCCTATTCATTTCAAGCTGATGCTACAAGTAAAACTAACACATTTTTACAGAGGAAAGCAAAAAACTCCTCAACTTAAATTAGATTCCCTAAGACCTCAGTACAAGTCTCAGGAAGACATAAGAATACAATTAGTCAGCAGCCCTTATTAGCAGATTCGTCTCACTGATTGTGATTTAATCAGAGATAATTTGTGGACAGGATGGAGGTTATGGATTCTTGCATATGTTACAGCCCAGATTGTCCCTAAGTGCTCCAAAACATCTAATTCCTATAAATTATTTTCTGGTATGGCTCACAGGCAGCTCAGACTTCACATCTAAAAAGTGAACCCTTAATCTTTTTCTAAAAGGTCACTCAACCTTCAGTGTCTCACGTCATGGTAAATGCAACCCTGAGTACAATGATGCTCATGCCAACAATATAACAGGCATCTTTGAAACTTTCCACTACCTCCAGTCCATCAACCACCTTCACCAATTGTAGCTCCTCTACATAGTGTAAAGCCATCCACTCCTACATTGCCCCTACTCTAATCCAGCTTCTATCATCTCTCACTTGGACTATCACAATAACCTTCTAATTGGTTTCTTCATGttcaattttgttctttctaATTAATTTCTCCAAAATAGCCATATTGTTTTGGTGTCtggtgtttttttctgtgtgtgtgtggtttttttttatttttttttttgatacaaagccttgctgtcacccaggctggagtgcagtgctgcgatcttggttcactgcaactaccgcctcctgggttcaagcgattctcctgcctcagcctcctgagtagctaggattacaagcatgtgccgccacatctggctaattttcatatttttagtagagatagggtttcaccatgttggtcaggctggtcttgaactcctgacctcttgatctgcccgcctcagcctcccaaagtgctgggattacaggcgtgagccaccgcacatggtcttttgttttgtttttaagcagaCTTGAGTCTTGATTGTGTGAGTCCCATGCCGAAAATCTTTAACTGGCTTTGTATTGCTCTTAGATTATTACATGGTTCATATTATTTGCATATCTGGACCTTGTCTACATTTGCAACCTCATCTCAATTCTCTCACCCTCCTCTGGCTTGGTCTTCCACTTGCATTAGACCCAAACTCTCTTTGCCTGCAGTGCTTTTACCCAGATGGTCTCTTGTGCCcagaattctctttctctctttgttgaATTATCTGGCTAATTCCTACTCAAGCTTCAGGTTGCAGTTTAAATATTGTGTTTTCAGAGTGACTTCCTTCATTAGAGAACCCTTAGTTAAAGTTAAAATCATTTCTGTTTATACCATATATTTTTTAACCATAGCTAtaccttaatttttaataatatgtattttggCAATTTCATGTTTAGTATTTATCATGttcactaaaatgtaagctccatgaagacatGGAATGGAGTCATGGTGAGAGGCTATGTTTTAAATTTGAGCAGGGGTCATTCAAAAATTGGTCTCTTGTGTCATGCTAAGGAATTTGGATCTTATTTTATAGGCAAtagagaaataatgaaaaattttaagtaaggTGGTGGCATGTACAGAGTTTGATTCCACAAGGTTTTATGGTTCTTCAATAGAAAATGAATCGGAAAGTAGTAAGAAAGGGCAGAGGCAAGGAGGTTACGTAAGACATTCTTGAAATGGTACAGATGAATAATGTCAAAGGGATGAACTAAGACACAGCATAgaacagaaaacatatttaatcCATTTGAATAAGGCGTCAGTCAATGGTTGGTTTCCCTGAGCATGAGACTCTGAGGCAGAGATTAGTGTGCATTATGTTTATTATGAGATCAACACcttaggaaaagaagagaaggaagaggattgGCCATATAGAGAAGTTTAGTTGGGATGCAGGGCTAATGAAGGCCTTATCTGACCACACAGTGAGCTCTGGAGCTAGAATAGCCCCTGAGTGTTAACCCCATGGGGCTAACAGGGCTAGTGGTCAGGACCATATTGATGAGTCACGGGATATGGGCTACATCTATGAATGGGGAATAATCTGAGTAACATGCCTATTTCCAGGTAATACCTGAATGAAGCTGAGAGCTGAGGGTGTTCTGCCCACAGCACTCTAAGCAGCTGAAAAAGACATCTGGATGGAACATCACAGGGTCCACTCTAGGCACATATTTattaaagaagaagagagacaaaTGAGCTGAGGGTGACAAACAGAAACAGGCATGGGCTAAAGACAACAGATTCAGAACTTACAGCCTGGCAGAAGGTAGGTAATGCTGTGCAGACATAGGTGAGGTGCCTTAGGGAGAGTGTGCCGAGTGAGAGTACTGAGGTATGTCAGGAAGtctggaagaaaacaaacaaaacaaacatggtGAAGGGCACCTACAGAAAGAAGAGTGAGAATGCGTATGCGGAGAAGTAATAAGGACgataatacaacaaaaacaaatgagacAAATATTAACAGAAAACTTTACCTGGGTGTTTGCTCAGGACCAGGTTCTTTGCACACATTCCATTTAACCTTCAAGGCAGCCCTGTGAATTTGATGTTATTATTATCCTGATTTTGTAGAACAGGCACTTTTGGGGGGGATTCAGAAACATGCCTGAGATGGATGGCTAAGGCATCAAGCCAAGACTGAACCAAATCTCTCTCCAGAGCACATGCCCTTCACTGTCAAGGTGCCCTGACACAATGCCCTTCACTGTAGAAGACAGTGGTTTGTTGTGACCTTTACTGAAATAGCAATAATCAGAAATATGGAAGCGTTTTGGTAAAGATAGTAGTTAGGATGTCCAAGAAGTCTATAACATTTCTAGGAAGGTGTTTGTGGGTAGCATGATGACTAAAGGCAGATTTCAATGTGTACAGCAGTGGGAAATGTGAGAGAGGACCAAAAGATGTGTCGAGATACATGGCAAGGAATACAGATCTGGCAAgatgaaatttcattttattttattttattatttttattcgtttctcttacatttttataatttcaacttttattttacagatggcacatacctttagtcccagctactagggaggctgaggcaggagaatcatttgaaccctggaggtggaggttgcacatGTGTAAGTCGTTTACGGATACTGAGATCCGGGTGTGAATGATCCCATCAACCAGATAGCATAATACTCAATCATTGGCTTTTCAAcccttttctccctcttcccttccctctctagtagtccccagtgtctgttgttgccatctttatctCTACACATACctgatgtttagctcccacttataagtgagaacatgtgaaatttggttttctgttcctgtattaattcacttaggataatggcctccagctgcatccatgttgctgtaaacgAGAGgatgtaattattttatatggctgcatagtattccatgatgtatatgtaccaagatggagttttaaaatagaagaaaattgagTATGTTTATTTTCTAAGGGACAcctcagagagagggagaaggtgtTAGTACAATGAAAGGAGGGAATGATCAATAGGGCAAGTCCCACTGAAGAGGTAGAAGGGGATGAGATTCATAGAAAGGTTGGAGAGGAAAGCCATATCTTCCCCTAAATACGAAGGAGAGAAggttaaaatgtttttaacaatTGGCTTTGTCGGTAAGAGGCAAAGACCAAGAGCTCCtatgttatttatgtttttcagGTTATTCATTTCTTGGGGGTTGggaatagggtctcactctgttgcccaggccagagtgcagtaaagcaatcacagctcacagcagttttgacctcctaggctcaagcgatcctcccacttcagcctcccgagtagctgagactgcaggtgtatgccaccacatccagctaatttttatttttttgtagaaacacagTGTCACtatttgcctaggctggtctcaaactcctgggctcaaaaaatcctcctgcctcagcctctcaaagtgttgcgattatagatgtgaaccactgtacccagcctcagtttatttttatatttaggagGTATCTCCATATCTTAAACAAacacatgtcctcacttataataCAGACAATATGCTCTAGCtgataagaaagcaaataattggaaaaaagcACTGGAAACTTCCAGGACAAAATGAACATAGGAATAAAACTGAAGTAGAATGAGGAAGAGGAactagaaggaggaagaggacccAGAAGTAACAAGTCAGAGTAATGCTGGAAAATCCTGTCAGGGAGGGAATGGTTAAGCCTATGTCTCAGTAACCATCAACAAAGGGCCAAGGAAACGCTTCATCCAATCCGGTGTTGGGAAACTGTTAACGACACAGAAGTCATCTGTTTGCTCAATGACTCACATTCCTTAGAGAGGGAGTTCTCAGACCAATCATTCTGAAAACTCAATGATTTTCACATTCATTAATTCAATGAGTGGACTCTTTAAATCTGGATGTCTTTGGACCACCCATTAAATCTTTGGCCTGTAATTGACTGAAATGGAGGACATTTTGCAAACTGTAATGCCTCCCACCTGGAGTGTGGTTGGCATGCTTGCTTTGGAGACATTTTCATCCTTACGATAGATCCCTTGCCAGTGGgatgtaaaagaaaaaggaaaagggtcCACTTCTCCCACATGAAGCTCCCCACTGCCTCTAGGGAATGGCAAGAAAGCGGCAGTCAGAAGCTACAACTTGACTGGAATTTTGAAATAATCTCAGTTGAATTTTTCTTCCTTGAAAACCATTTGAAAAACTATAGAAAGGATAGTGTTAAATTTCCACTAGGTTTAGTCCCACTTATATGAAAAGATTGGAAAAAGCATCTCTCCTTCCTATTTTTGAACCAGACTAGACAGAGGAGGTAAGCACAGTGAGTTACAGAGCTGGGCTTGTTCCTGGATCAGTTACCACATGGCTTGTCTCAGCCAAACACTTTGCCCACCTCCCGTTCATCTGGCAAATAAGGGTCTGAAGTTTGATGGCCTTGAAGATAACTTCCAGCACTAAAATGTTCTCTAGCGTCTAAATTTTAAGTGACTGCATAGCCAATTTCAAGGGCCACTTTTATATTGTTCCATAAAAGTGAAAGGTATGTGTTTGGctttaataaatgtgatatatttcaAGCTGCCATTGAAGAAACATTGAATGAAAGTTTCCATACTAAACATTACTTCAATAGAGAGAGAGGTGTTACTTAACAGTTAATGTAATAATTAACAGTTCATTCAAATTAATTATAAAGActacttctctattttcttcttttctggatCTTAAGAATAAACTATGAAATGTTAATTTCTTGCTTAGGGCTCCTCCTAAGTATCAGTAGTTTTCGTGTGTCTTGAAACTAATACCTAAACATTTCTCCCTATTGAGGCATCTTTATTAAAGCCAGAATTGATTACCATCTTAAGGAAAAGTGGCTTACACTAGAATAAAGTAATAGTTTAAAgtccaaaatgttttttaattactCTCCAATAAACTCACAAGGTTTTGGCATTGTCTTCGGCTGTGTCTTAACACATATATTTACACTTTTATATCAGAGTGATTTTTACACAGGAAGTTTCAGCTCTGTAATTAGCAATTCACAATGGAAACTTTGACACTTAATTACAGCATTGCTAAGGCAATAATAATATGAGAAATCCTAAACTTGAATGCAGTATTTCTTGACACACCCCTAGCTACCTTCTTATTGGCTGGGAAACAATTATATAAGACTAGTAAATAATCCATACAGAAATGAATGTGTATGAAAAAAGGCAATATGCATTTACAACAGGTACTTCTAGTTAGGCCAAGTTCAGTCACAGCTACTGATTTGGACTAAAACGTTATGGGCAGCAGCCAAGAAGAACATCATCAAAGACTTCTCTAGACTCAAGAGGCTTCCACGTTCTACATCTTGAGCATCTTCTACCACTCCGAATTGAACCAGTCTTCAAAGTAAAGGCAATGGCATTTTATCCCTTGCAAATTGCTGGGCTGGTTCTTGGGTTCCTTGGCATGGTGGGGACTCTTGCCACAACCCTTCTGCCTCAGTGGAGAGTATCAGCTTTTGTTGGCAGCAACATCATTGTCTTTGAGAGGCTCTGGGAAGGGCTCTGGATGAACTGCATCCGACAAGCCAGGGTCCGGTTGCAATGCAAGTTCTATAGTTCCTTGTTGGCTCTCCCGCCTGCCCTGGAAACAGCCCGGGCCCTCATGTGTGTGGCTGTTGCTCTCTCCTTGATCGCCCTACTTATTGGCATCTGTGGCATGAAGCAGGTCCAGTGCACAGGCTCTAACGAGAGGGCCAAAGCATACCTTCTGGGAACTTCAGGAGTCCTCTTCATCCTGACGGGCATCTTCGTTCTGATTCCGGTGAGCTGGACAGCCAATATAATCATCAGAGATTTTTACAACCCAGCCATTCACACAGGTCAGAAACGAGAGCTGGGAGCAGCACTTTTCCTTGGCTGGGCAAGCGCTGCTG
This genomic window contains:
- the CLDN17 gene encoding claudin-17, with translation MAFYPLQIAGLVLGFLGMVGTLATTLLPQWRVSAFVGSNIIVFERLWEGLWMNCIRQARVRLQCKFYSSLLALPPALETARALMCVAVALSLIALLIGICGMKQVQCTGSNERAKAYLLGTSGVLFILTGIFVLIPVSWTANIIIRDFYNPAIHTGQKRELGAALFLGWASAAVLFIGGGLLCGFCCCNRKKQGYRYPVPGYCVPHTDKRRNRTMLSKTSTSYV